Genomic DNA from Eptesicus fuscus isolate TK198812 chromosome 18, DD_ASM_mEF_20220401, whole genome shotgun sequence:
TCCCTGCCACCACTATTTGTACTTTTTGTCCATTGCCTTTTATATGTACATACAGTTTCATGTTGTGATCTCAATTTAGGCACcgtcctttctctttattttccatgaaCATTTGTCTGTGTTTCTACCTGGTCTCCAGAACTGCCTACAATGACTGCATAATAaatactccattgtgtaaatggaCTACAGTTTGTTCAGAATATCCTTCATGTATCCAACATTTAGacagtttccatttctttgtctctttctatAATGAAAATGATGCCACAATGGACACCTTTGTGCGCAATTGTGTTTTCCCCTTTAGGGTAAATTCCTAGGAGATGAACTACTCAATCAAAGAAAGCCCGTTGTCTCTTGATGGTTTTTGTTACATATAAGATTTCTAAAACTTATTAAACAATGACTCGGTGCTCCAGGTTCCTGGGAGCAACTTCATCAGCATTGAGTGTTAtcattaaaatttgattttttatgaTCATTAAAATGGCATTCTAaacctaaatatattttctaaagaagTGTCTCCAAATCCTAGATGATTATACTCAATTCAGCTTTgcaaaattcattaaaatttaaacctATGTATACAAGACGATGCTTGTCAATATGGAGAGGTATTTGCTAAATATTCCACACTAACAAGGGAGGTTGCCTGTATATTGTTAGGATGAACTACCCCTAATCTCTTCTGCTCAGACATGTTTCTGAAATATACATTGTTACAAGCCTTTTCCTGTAGCTTGGGGCAGACACATGGTGTCTGCAAGATAAGAACTCCTCTCCGCCTGACTGACCTGTGCACTCTCCTCCCTTGCTTCCTGTATGActgctgccctcctctcccctccattcccTCTGCTTGACACCCTGACCCTATATTGCATACTTCTACCCTACATAAGAGAACCTAACCACCCCCGTGGGGCTGACATCCACACACAATGGTTTATTGTGAGAGAATGCAAAAATACTCTCACAACATCCCCTACTTGGCTTCTGTCCCTGCAGACCTAACATTTTGGTGCCCAAACCATGGGCCTGTGGGTACCTCCACTCCTGGCTTCAGGCTTCTCCAGACCACACCGTCCACTCAAATTTCTGATAAGCATCCCTTCCCTTGACCCTCTGATTTGCCAGCTTTTGGCTCACTAAAGTCCTCGAATGTGAGGCAGGAGGGTCCACTCTTCCAGGGCCAGACCCCTGGCTACCCTGTGTTAGTGGGACGCCCTAACCTAGCAGTcagccttcctcttctctctggttGGGTCACCTCCCCTTTGGACTTCTCACTTCCGGTATAAACTTCTTACTCACCTATCCCCTTATCCACCACACCAACCCATTATAgggaaccagcaaccctttgggtTGCCTCTTATGGGATCTTagcacattgcggaccagtagttttattgctagctttacccagtggccaggtaagtttctattgaatgagtacaaaaaacattttacataaacgttaaaggcacgctttaaaattaaatacccattgcattttgaagttatttattacatgttcttacaagctaatatctttttaaaggatgattggccacaagccttagaacagaaaacacgagaattctcgtgatctgtCCACAATGTGTTAACTTCACAGCCAACATGAGTCCCAAGGGGCTCATTTTCTACTGCAACATGGCTTGGTCCCAACATGATAATGAGGTCTCTTCACCTAGTTCCTATGGGCATGGACCTATCATATATATTGCTTTGGATCTGGCTGGACAGGAATGTGGGGAGGAGGCTCCTCTCCTTCTGCCTCCAGGAATCAAGAGGAAAGAGACAATGGTCATGGAGGGAAGCCATCACACCTGTGGTTCCCTATCTTTCCCATCCAGGCTTTGATCAGAGTTGGTGTGTGCGGAGGACTCTTTAATAAATTGGGGGGAACCCTAAGAGGATGCAACTCACCTCTTTACCCACATGGAAAGCAGTTAAGTAGGTGGTCAGGCGGCAAAAAAATCTAGTTTGCCCTCTTGAGAGTTCCTGGTTTGTATGAGGCCTGGGTGCCTGTCCATTGAGAAGGGGCACAGGTCCTGAGCCAGGACCCTGATGGGATGTGGCATTGACAGAGGGGTCACGGTTCCAGCCAGAGCTAAGGGAACACTTTCCCCTGGGAGAGGTCACAGTGCCCAGGGAAGACCAAGAACCCATGGGTCATGATGCCATTAGCTACAAACCATTGCAGCACATGCCAGCAAAAGGCTAAGAGTTGGCACTAGGTCTCCTCAgccctgtattttaaaaatatattttttaattgatttcagagaggaagggagagggagagagagataggaacatcgatgatgagagagaatcattgatcggctgcttcctgcacaccccacactggggatcaagcctgcaaaccaagcatgtgccctgactgggaaatgaactgtgacctcctggttcataggttgatgctcatccactgagccatgtcagccaggcaCCACTGCCATTTTAGAAAGGACCAATGAGAGAAGACCAGAAACTAAAATTATGAGCTGGCAACAACTTTAGGTTTTACTAATTTCTCTACATGTTGCCAGGCTAAGTTTAAACCACTTTGACTCAAAtttgtgaattcttttttttttttttttggctccccAGCGGGTGCAAAGCTGATAACAGAGATACAAATAATTTTGGACACTAAAGAGGCTTTATTTGCATTGCACAGTGGAGCTGTACGATGAGCAATTTTAGCGAACCAGCTAGAgtatcacctctctctctctctctctctgtcgctTTTTGGTATAGTGTATACCCATGTGTACACATCACAGGGAGAAATGTTAATATTAGTGCTAAACTCAGCATGGCAAGATTTGGGGTGCTTTTCaacttttgttttttgcttttctttattgttgatgtttgtttctttactattattgtcttatttttccaaaatgtaaatagccatttttaaaagcctaattCAAACCTCCTAACTATTTCAGATTTAAGTATTCATTTTCTTTAGGACTGTGTAGACAGATGAAAAGCGCATCTAACTACATGAGGTCAGTTTTCATATTTCTGACCCCATGTGACTAGTAATCCTGGACTTGGCTCTTGACTCTATAGAATCTGCTTGTGTGCTCCCCTATGCGTTGCACTCTAGCGCCCCCTAAAGGTTCTCCAATGTTAGCTCACCGATCATGTTGATTTTATGGAAGTGACACATGATTTAAAGGCACAGTCGTCAAGTTGAACAAAACGtcaggaaaaaattttaaatggacttGTTTTTAGATCAgtctgggagagaaggaaagaaaatacaaagaattaaTGCTGAATAGAGGCTACTACACTTTGCAGACTGGAGCAGGCAGCTCTACTCCTTTGACATTAAAGCGGAGAGGGACGATCTCTGTGGTTGTAAATGCATAACACATAGAACGATGTGGGTTTTTTCTCAGCTGCTGTGGAGTATGCCATTAGGAATAAGAATGCTGATAAGATCAGATCAATCAGCCATTCCTCCATGTTCCACCTGGAAAACCTGCCTGTGTCACTGATGTACTGGGACAGAGCCATGAAGACAGATCCACAGAGACCCCATTTTCCTAATTTCATCTGCAATGGTTTCTCGTTGCCTTTCTTTCACTTCTGCTTCTTTCCCATGTTACAGCTGTTCTGAGTTTCACATGTGGTCTCATGTGCACTGTCTCATCTGGTCCTTACCACAACCTCGAGTGGTATCATGATCCTTATTTTCGAGGTGAGCTAATGAGGCTCAGAGGTGAGGgctggtcccaggcctgcagctggTGAGAGGAAGGGCCAGGACTGGCTGCTGTGCCTCCCACCCACACAGAACCCTGGCAGGGCAGATCTTTGGGGGCTCAGTGCACTGTTAGGGAGCAAAGACAAGTCCTGGCCATTGGCTCCAGTTGTTGCTTTTCTATGACTTGCCTTGAGAAACACGCATTGACTTAAACATTCATGTCCTTCCCCATCCTCCGCATGGAGAGGATTAAGTCAGAAGAATTTCTTCCGAGGCAGTAGTGCAGGGATTGACTGTCCTTCCTAGGACTCCCTCCTTGCCTAGTTTTCCTTTTACTCCGGTGAAGTGTGTAATTGTAAGAAAAGCAGGCACTGACTCTGGGGATCCTgatcttaaaaatatcaaatctgATAAGGAATCCATCCCATTGGCCTACATGACAGGCTCGTCTCAGTATTATGAGGAGCAGAAAGGGGGTTAATTAACCTAGGTTAATACTGCTTATAACTGTAATTGTTATAATAGTAATAAATCTAATAGCTACATCATCAAAAGTTAAACTTAAAAATCACTGCATTTGACTCTAGTGATGAGAAAATTGGTCATAGATACTGAAGATCTACCctgaacttaaaaatatatgtatatatttttaaaaatagatttttattgacttcagagaggaagggagagggagagaaaaagacacatcaatgatgagtcattgatcagctgcctcctgcacaccccctgctgggaattgagcccaaaatctgggcatgtgcctggattgggaatcaaactgtgacctcctggttcacaggtcaatgtaTAACCACACTGGctgtcaaaaaaatttttaaatcctcactctaGGACAcactttcattgattttcagagagagaggaagggggcgcgaaacatctatgtgagagagaaacatcaattggtttcctcctgtatgcaccccaacaggAAGAAACCTGGGTAagtgccctgtccgggaatcgaacccataacctgaatgagacgacactccaaccaactgagccacaccagccagagctaacCTGAACTTTTGTATTCACTTGTTAGAGAGTTTGGGGTAAATGACTAAATTTCTTCAAGGTTCAATTTCCCCATTAGCTCTGGTGAACAGCACATTATCAtgaggccagggagagaggccattttttgtaataataataatcactattattattaaaagcatttagtttttaaataggTAAGATGATTTTGAAAGTCATATATAAACCGCAAAACATCAAACGCAAACTATCTTAAAAGTTACAGTAATAGGGATAACGATTATATTACTGTTATTGTCATTGTTGTCCAGCCTGTGTTTTCCTGTTTTGTACTTCCTTCAAATACTTTCAGAAATCAACGTCCCCCGTCTTCACCGCCACCCACAGcctttctgtttcctttcccaTCGCGGTCATGCTGGCTTTCCAATCTTCCATCTGGCATTTCTGACTCCTCCCTCACCGCAGCTCTGCTGGACACACTGGAGAACCTTGGCACGTACGGGCTGCTGATCGCTCGTGGTTTTGCTGGGTAAGTAACAAACCAGCTGGGATTCAGAAACAGTGGCCGTGCCCACGGGTAATCGTGGGGTTGTTTCTGCTTCTTCTACCGCAGGGACCAGAGACATGGCAACCACAAATGAAGTCTGGCCTGAGATCGAGGAAGAGACCACCTTCTACGATTATGGGCTCTCCACGCCATGTGTCAAAGTCGATGTCCAAGTGCTGGGGACCCAGCTGCTGCCCCCACTCTACGCCCTGGTGTTCggggtggggctgctgggcaacctgatggtggtggtgatccTCACAAAATACAGGCGCCTCTGCATTCTGACCAACATCTACCTGCTCAACCTGGCCATCTGTGACTTGCTCTTCCTCTTCACGCTGCCCTTCTGGATCCACTACCTGAAGTGGAATGAGTGGGTTTTTGGCCATTGGATGTGCAAGTTGCTCTCGGGGCTTTACTGCATCGGCTTGTACGGGGAGATCTTTTTCATCATCCTGCTGACCTTAGACCGGTACCTGGCCATCGTCCACGCCGTGTTTGCCCTGCGAACCCGGACCGTCACTATTGGCATCGTAAGCAGTGTCCTGACGTGGGTCCTGGCGGGGCTGGTGGCCCTCCCCGAATTTATCTTCCACAAGGCCCAGGAGCAGTCCGGAATGCTGTTCTGTAGTTCCCTGTACCCCGAGGACGAGGAGGACGCCTGGAAGCGGTTTTATGCTCTGAGAATGAACCTCctgagcctggctctgcccctgctcgTTATGGTTGTCTGCTACTCCGGAATCATCAAGACGCTGATGAGATGCCCCAGCAGGAAAAAGCACAAGGCCATCCGGCTCATTTTTGTCATCATGGTGGTCTTTTTCATTTTCTGGGCGCCCTATAACCTGGTGGTCCTTCTCTCTGCTTTTCAAGAGATCTTTGACATCAGCTGTGCGCGGAGCAACCAGCTGGACATGGCCTTGCAGGTGACGGAGGTGATCTCCTACACGCACTGCTGTGTCAACCCCATCATCTACGCCTTCGTCGGGGAGAGGTTCCGGCAGCACCTGCGCCACTTCTTCCACAGGCAGGTGGTGGTGCGCCTGGGCAAATGCCACCTATTCCTTCCCAGTGAGAAACTGGAAAGAACCAGCTCTGTGTCCCCGTCAACAGGGGAGCAGGAACTCTCTGCTGTATTTTAGGTCGGATGCAGGAAGCTGCCTCCAGAAAATGCGCTGGGCACATGAAGCAAATGCATTGAGCCAATGACATCAGTGCTTTGAACACTGACTGAAAAAGCTCttgaagacattaaaaatatagacaCAATGGTTGTGGTACATCTTTGCACCATGAAGTCATTACCAGAGGCCAATGGCTGGCCAATTTACTTCTTGTCAACGCTGAAAAGCAGAGCTTTGCTTGTGAAGAGTTATCATACATTTTAACGCACGTGTTAGAGAGTTAGTATATGCAGCTACAAACAGGCAAagctttgtatattttaaatcctcacttcaGCCAGCTATTGACATGAATGAAACATATTTCACAAAATACAATAAATCAATTATGTTACTTCTTAAGGTGCCTACCTCTTTCCTTGCTTGATAAAAAAaggctctgtttgtttgtttttaatatattttattgatttcttacagagaggaagggagagggatagagagt
This window encodes:
- the LOC103297525 gene encoding C-C chemokine receptor type 3 → MATTNEVWPEIEEETTFYDYGLSTPCVKVDVQVLGTQLLPPLYALVFGVGLLGNLMVVVILTKYRRLCILTNIYLLNLAICDLLFLFTLPFWIHYLKWNEWVFGHWMCKLLSGLYCIGLYGEIFFIILLTLDRYLAIVHAVFALRTRTVTIGIVSSVLTWVLAGLVALPEFIFHKAQEQSGMLFCSSLYPEDEEDAWKRFYALRMNLLSLALPLLVMVVCYSGIIKTLMRCPSRKKHKAIRLIFVIMVVFFIFWAPYNLVVLLSAFQEIFDISCARSNQLDMALQVTEVISYTHCCVNPIIYAFVGERFRQHLRHFFHRQVVVRLGKCHLFLPSEKLERTSSVSPSTGEQELSAVF